The following proteins are encoded in a genomic region of Procambarus clarkii isolate CNS0578487 chromosome 23, FALCON_Pclarkii_2.0, whole genome shotgun sequence:
- the LOC123763987 gene encoding XK-related protein 9 isoform X2 has product MLLREPPPHTRATFGLMGAVGVVVNIVLFFADIVSDALLAYVLWKQAQLEDRFRTEPTTWFITTLCIIILPMIVINIFSLWWYWQNKHCLGDYCVLHKMGTTQVVVRVILHILLLGPLIRYVDILRYGIKMKREVKHVEMGHNGAAILRRTPKGEVHAVLQMVISRDTAMLDMMHSFLQDAPQLIFQVFLLYRSPGILTGKEDNSTLTTAVQLWKIVLGVFAMSWSLVSYQDELRRSVPDKEQLSCCATTTCLLWRASMLISRIITIGSFSAILVKPLQDPTSVFWLWSTDSHGKLIISYPIVTACVLAGHWLIMTAWIHAQKTTFCAQENNSTNPVLEFLYNCVMGLVHVFCYINVKDTPSRKRMVFFYAFCLIENSAMIAVWYIKMVDYPETLRVVVVFAVEVLWVIGVCCVIGYYSFLHPDHNNIVHLSNQASWRR; this is encoded by the exons ATGTTGCTGCGGGAGCCGCCGCCCCACACCAGGGCCACCTTCGGGTTGATGGGGGCGGTGGGCGTTGTGGTCAACATCGTCCTCTTCTTCGCCGACATCGTCTCAGACGCCCTCCTCGCCTACGTCCTTTGGAAACAG GCCCAGCTGGAGGACAGGTTCCGGACGGAGCCAACCACCTGGTTCATCACCACCCTCTGTATCATCATCCTGCCCATGATTGTCATCAATATATTCAG TTTGTGGTGGTACTGGCAAAATAAGCACTGCCTGGGGGACTATTGTGTACTCCACAAGATGGGTACAACACAAGTCGTCGTCAGGGTCATATTACACATCCTCCTCCTTGGACCTCTCATTCG GTACGTGGACATCCTAAGATATGGCATAAAGATGAAGAGAGAGGTAAAACATGTTGAGATGGGTCACAACGGTGCTGCTATACTAAGAAGAACACCCAAAGGGGAAGTTCATGCTGTTCTACAGATG GTAATCTCACGAGATACTGCCATGCTGGACATGATGCACAGTTTCCTGCAAGATGCTCCACAGCTCATATTCCAGGTGTTCCTCTTATACCGTAGTCCTGGAATCCTCACCGGCAAAGAAGATAACAGTACTTTAA CAACAGCAGTTCAGTTATGGAAAatcgtgttgggagtgtttgccATGTCATGGTCACTGGTGTCTTACCAAGATGAACTACGTCGTTCGGTACCAGATAAGGAGCAGCTGTCTTGTTGTGCTACAACTACCTGCCTCTTATGGCGTGCCTCTATGCTTATTTCCAGAATAATCACAATTGGATCATTTTCTGCAATACTTGTT AAACCACTACAGGATCCTACATCTGTTTTCTGGCTTTGGTCGACAGATTCCCATGGAAAATTGATCATATCATATCCCATTGTGACTGCATGTGTCTTGGCAGGCCACTGGCTCATAATGACTGCATGGATACATGCACAG AAAACAACATTTTGTGCCCAGGAAAACAACAGTACTAATCCAGTACTGGAGTTCTTGTACAACTGTGTCATGGGTCTTGTACACGTCTTCTGCTACATCAATGTCAAGGACACACCTTCCCGTAAACGAATGGTATTCTTCTATGCCTTCTGCCTCATTGAGAACTCAGCAATGATTGCTGTCTGGTATATTAAG ATGGTGGACTACCCAGAAACACTTCGTGTGGTAGTTGTATTTGCTGTGGAGGTCCTGTGGGTGATAGGAGTGTGCTGTGTCATTGGGTATTACTCATTTCTTCACCCTGACCATAACAATATTGTTCATCTAAGTAACCAAGCTTCGTGGCGTCGGTGA
- the LOC123763987 gene encoding XK-related protein 9 isoform X1 produces MDDGCPQALLPADKMLLREPPPHTRATFGLMGAVGVVVNIVLFFADIVSDALLAYVLWKQAQLEDRFRTEPTTWFITTLCIIILPMIVINIFSLWWYWQNKHCLGDYCVLHKMGTTQVVVRVILHILLLGPLIRYVDILRYGIKMKREVKHVEMGHNGAAILRRTPKGEVHAVLQMVISRDTAMLDMMHSFLQDAPQLIFQVFLLYRSPGILTGKEDNSTLTTAVQLWKIVLGVFAMSWSLVSYQDELRRSVPDKEQLSCCATTTCLLWRASMLISRIITIGSFSAILVKPLQDPTSVFWLWSTDSHGKLIISYPIVTACVLAGHWLIMTAWIHAQKTTFCAQENNSTNPVLEFLYNCVMGLVHVFCYINVKDTPSRKRMVFFYAFCLIENSAMIAVWYIKMVDYPETLRVVVVFAVEVLWVIGVCCVIGYYSFLHPDHNNIVHLSNQASWRR; encoded by the exons ATGTTGCTGCGGGAGCCGCCGCCCCACACCAGGGCCACCTTCGGGTTGATGGGGGCGGTGGGCGTTGTGGTCAACATCGTCCTCTTCTTCGCCGACATCGTCTCAGACGCCCTCCTCGCCTACGTCCTTTGGAAACAG GCCCAGCTGGAGGACAGGTTCCGGACGGAGCCAACCACCTGGTTCATCACCACCCTCTGTATCATCATCCTGCCCATGATTGTCATCAATATATTCAG TTTGTGGTGGTACTGGCAAAATAAGCACTGCCTGGGGGACTATTGTGTACTCCACAAGATGGGTACAACACAAGTCGTCGTCAGGGTCATATTACACATCCTCCTCCTTGGACCTCTCATTCG GTACGTGGACATCCTAAGATATGGCATAAAGATGAAGAGAGAGGTAAAACATGTTGAGATGGGTCACAACGGTGCTGCTATACTAAGAAGAACACCCAAAGGGGAAGTTCATGCTGTTCTACAGATG GTAATCTCACGAGATACTGCCATGCTGGACATGATGCACAGTTTCCTGCAAGATGCTCCACAGCTCATATTCCAGGTGTTCCTCTTATACCGTAGTCCTGGAATCCTCACCGGCAAAGAAGATAACAGTACTTTAA CAACAGCAGTTCAGTTATGGAAAatcgtgttgggagtgtttgccATGTCATGGTCACTGGTGTCTTACCAAGATGAACTACGTCGTTCGGTACCAGATAAGGAGCAGCTGTCTTGTTGTGCTACAACTACCTGCCTCTTATGGCGTGCCTCTATGCTTATTTCCAGAATAATCACAATTGGATCATTTTCTGCAATACTTGTT AAACCACTACAGGATCCTACATCTGTTTTCTGGCTTTGGTCGACAGATTCCCATGGAAAATTGATCATATCATATCCCATTGTGACTGCATGTGTCTTGGCAGGCCACTGGCTCATAATGACTGCATGGATACATGCACAG AAAACAACATTTTGTGCCCAGGAAAACAACAGTACTAATCCAGTACTGGAGTTCTTGTACAACTGTGTCATGGGTCTTGTACACGTCTTCTGCTACATCAATGTCAAGGACACACCTTCCCGTAAACGAATGGTATTCTTCTATGCCTTCTGCCTCATTGAGAACTCAGCAATGATTGCTGTCTGGTATATTAAG ATGGTGGACTACCCAGAAACACTTCGTGTGGTAGTTGTATTTGCTGTGGAGGTCCTGTGGGTGATAGGAGTGTGCTGTGTCATTGGGTATTACTCATTTCTTCACCCTGACCATAACAATATTGTTCATCTAAGTAACCAAGCTTCGTGGCGTCGGTGA
- the 140up gene encoding RPII140-upstream gene protein encodes MASSNGYYSKFYSTFSRFRKRSVWSDSGRVLLGINVIQLFENPDAIDRDLRTVKQADEIQNTGKHRLKLMFSYDEYGNLSPELSMVVQGCMLGVFTGSIIGGTIHSKESFVTFIERNQGTAFRSNFEAQKELQNKVTLGFGRGAWMWGWRIGLFTGSFVFFTSTISVYRGKSSILEYFAAGGITGTAYKLKQGPRAMVAGGIIGAALGSIAGCINLSLMYLTGTSMEKIRYWRYEWKEKYQAEKLEELRKARVAELNSLTKAHEERTNTEEMASNTQDLLKGIDDKEEINTK; translated from the exons atggccaGCTCCAATGGATACTACTCGAAATTCTATTCGACTTTCTCCCGTTTCCGGAAAAGGAGCGTATGGAGTGACTCTGGTAGAGTGCTCTTGGGGATAAACGTGATTCAGCTGTTCGAAAACCCTGACGCCATCGACCGAGACTTGAGGACAGTGAAGCAGGCGGACGAAATCCAGAACACCGGCAAACACCGCCTGAAGCTCATGTTCTCTTACGACGAGTATGGGAACCTGAGCCCTGAGCTCTCTATG GTTGTGCAAGGTTGCATGTTGGGAGTTTTCACAGGATCAATAATTGGAGGTACTATCCACTCAAAAGAAAGTTTTGTTACATTTATTGAAAGAAACCAAGGAACTGCATTTAGAAGCAACTTTGAGGCACAAAAAGAATTACAGAATAAG GTAACTCTAGGATTTGGTCGAGGAGCATGGATGTGGGGGTGGCGAATAGGTCTGTTCACGGGATCCTTCGTGTTTTTTACTTCGACCATATCTGTTTACAGAGGGAAGTCTTCAATTCTGGA GTACTTTGCAGCCGGTGGCATTACTGGGACTGCATACAAGTTGAAACAGGGACCTCGAGCAATGGTAGCTGGTGGAATAATTGGAGCAGCTCTTGGCTCTATAGCAGGATGTATAAATCTTTCACTGATGTATCTTACAG GCACATCAATGGAAAAAATTAGGTACTGGCGGTATGAATGGAAGGAAAAGTATCAAGCTGAGAAACTAGAAGAATTACGTAAGGCAAGAGTTGCTGAACTTAATTCACTCACCAAGGCTCATGAAGAAAGAACTAATACAGAAGAAATGGCTAGTAACACGCAAGACTTATTGAAAGGTATTGATGACAAGGAAGAAATAAATACCAAATAA